A stretch of DNA from Lysinibacillus sp. B2A1:
TGCAGCTAGACCAGAAGTTGCGGAGCCGTTATGGCAGGCTTTTAATGATGCCTTACGTTTACACGGTTTACAAGTGGAGACAGGTATATTTGGTGCGATGATGGACGTTGCATTTACAAATGATGGACCAGTTACTATACTTCTTGAGTCAAAATAATGGTACATTTCCTATATTTCCTTCATACACTATAAAGTATGGTTAGTTTTGTAGGAAGGAAGTGTCTTAAAGATGACGAAGATGGGAAGCATATCAAATCCATATTTATACGAAACTCTTAACATGATGATTGGTCAGGCTATTGTAGTACAAACCGAAAAAAATATTCAGCAAGGTGTATTAGCCTCAGTATTACCTGACCATATCGTTGTAGAGATTAGTCGTACGCCTTTCTTCATTCGTATGGAGGAAATTGTATGGGTTACCTTGGCAACAGTTAAAAAATAAATGAGTAAAACCTTCAATTCACAATACGTGACTGGAGGTTTTTTTCATGTTGGAAAGCTATTTTTATTGTATAATTATCTAAAAATTCCGCCATTTAGAAAGGTGAGGTAAAATGATGCAAAGGATAGCCATACTTGGTTCATTATTTTTTTGGAATAACATAAAACAAAACTTTTCCGCATTTCCTCAAGTGCAATTTATTCATTTTCCTTACATGGTACCTGAGCAAAGTATTGAATTGATTGATGAGGCAGCCGCCCATGCAGAAATCTTATTATTTGCTGGCTCGATTTCCTATTATTACTGTATGGATAAAATAAAAGCTAAACAGATTCAAGCAGTCTATATTCCCTTTGATGAATTAACATTATCCCTATCATTGCTATCTATACAACATAACCAAAAGGTGAAATTATCCAATATGTCCATTGATTTACCTAAAATAAATACTCTATATCAAGTTTTAAAAGAGGCAGATATTAAAAAGTCTCCAGAGATGCATGCAATAGATTATGCTTGGGTGTACGATCAAAATGAAAAAATAGATCACTTTCAGATTGATGACTATATAACTTTCCATAAGGAGTTATATAAAGCAGGGAAAACAGAGCTGGCACTTACTAGCTTACATGCTGTTTATGAAGCGTTACAACAAGCAGGAGTCCCAGCGAGCTATATGGTCGAAAGGAAACAGACTTTTATATCAACGGTAAATAAAGCCCTGAATACCTATAAAAACACCCTGTTAATTTCATCACAAATTGCAGTTGTTTCAATTCGCAGCAGAGAGAATTCTATTGCTAATAAACAATTATGGATGGAGAATTTAGAAAAAGTATGTAAAACGTTTCATGCAAGGATTGCTCAATCCCTTCAAGAGCCCTACTTAATTTTTTCTACAAGAGGAGCGATTGAAACACTTGATAGGGTCTATTTAACATCGTTAATGAAACAGTTTGAAGTACAATTCGAAACGTCTTTTCGTATTGGAATAGGGTTTGGATATTCATTACATGAAGCTGAGTCACATGCCTCCCAAGCATTGTTTTTTACAACAAAATTTGACGAGCATTCCTCTGTTTTGTGCCTAGTTGATGAAGAAAATCGACTTCATGGACCATTATTTGAAAATAATAAAAATATAGCATTATCGAATAATGATCAGCATATTTTAGAGATTGCTGAAAAATTAAAAATGAGTGCTAAAAATTTAAATTTAATTAGGCAATTTATTAAGTTAAATAATAATAGACCTTTTTCTGCAACAGAATTAGCAATGTATTTAAATCTTTCTCGTCGATCAGCAGAACGAATGATTAATCGATTAATCGAGCAAAAATATCTTGTATTATCAGGTGAAGAGCATCCATACCATCAAGGTCGCCCGCGAAAGTTATATAAAGCAACTAATCTATTAAAGATCTGAAATGATAGAAAATTAATACTTTACAATAAATTTGAACTATTGTATATTTATTTTCAATTAAACGACATATAGCGACAAAATTTAAAAGGAGGAATATCCATGCAATTGAAAAAACGCTAATGTCTAAATTATTGAAGATAAGTGGGTGGAGAAATGGAAAATGAACAAATTGTTAAAAAGAAAAGCTGGCTAAAGGTACCTCATACATATACAATCATTTTTGCTATTATTTTTCTTGCGGGTATTTTAAGTTATATTATTCCAGCGGGGGAATTTGACCGTGTAGAGGACAAGGAAGGTCGAATGCTGGTTGTAGATGGAAGCTATCATCATATCGAGAGTGATCCCGTATCATTTTTTGAAATGTTTACAGCCATTCCAATGGGGCTAGAAAAAGGAGCCCAGATTATATTTTATATTTTCCTAGTAAGCGGAGTATTTGGAATTATTCGTGCTACTGGTGCGATAGAAGCGGGTGTTTATAAGGGTGTAAAAGCATTAGAAGGCAGAGAGAAACTGCTTATTCCATTATCAATGATTTTATTCTCTGTTGGCGGTTTCACGATGGGAATGGCAGAGGAAACAATTATTTTTGTGCCAATCGGGGTAGCAATTGCCCGTGCAATGGGGTTTGATGCAATCACTGGAACAGCTATGATTACGCTTGGTGCTGCTAGTGGTTTCTTTGGAGGAATGCTCAATCCATTTACAGTAGGGGTTGCACAATCCTTAGCGGATGTACCTTTATTTTCAGGGATTGGCTTCCGTGCAGTTGTATATGTGTTTGTATTAGGCTTTGCGATTTTCTATGTATCGCGCTACGCCTTTAAAGTCAAAAAGAATCCGCAGGCAAGTGTTATTTATGACATTGAACAGAAGGCTAAATCAAATCTTTCTACAATTGCTATGCCAACCTTAACAGGGAAACATAAATTAGTGTTCATTGCGATGGCTTGTGGTATTGGATTTAATATTTATGGAGTCTTTAACTGGGGCTGGTTTTTAACACAATTAACGGCATCCTTTTTAATTATGGGTTTACTTGCTGGTCTTTTAGGAGGATTAAAACCTGGAACAATTTTTGATTCCTTTATTGATGGGGCTAAGGCTGTTACTTTTGGTGCGCTTATTGTAGGATTTGCTCGTGCCATTACAGTTGTGCTTGAGCAAGGAAAAATTATTGATACAATTGTTTATGCTGCATCTGAAACGATTGGTCATTTGCCACATTCCATCAGTGCGATTGGGATGTTATTAATTCAAGCCCTCTTAAACTTGTTTATCTCATCAGGTAGCGGTCAGGCAGCAGCAACAATGCCAATTATGATTCCAATTACAGATTTACTAGGTTTAGAGCGTCAGGTTGCTGTTTTAGCTTTCCAATATGGGGATTCATTAACAAACTCTATTATTCCTACTTCATCGGCATTGATGGCATATTTGGCTGTGGCAGGTATTCCGTATGAAAAATGGATTAAATTTATTTGGAAGATGATTCTTGGCTGGGCTGTCATAGCGTGTATTGCATTAATTGCGGCTGTCGCATTGGGAATCTCTTAAAAGAAAAGCTGTGCAGAAAAGTAGATGATTATCTTCTTTCTGCACAGCTTTTTGATTTTTAATCGCTTTCATTAAAATAATTCAAGATGCCTTGATAAATCCCCAGACTTGCTTGTTCCCGGAATTTTGCGGTTGTAACGACACGCTCCTCACTTGCATTACTTAAGAAGCCTAATTCAATAAGGACAGCCTTTTGTCGATTTTCTCGGAGCACTAAGAAATTCCCTTGCTGGGCCCCACGATCCCTTAAATCAATTTTACTAGATAGCCCATTATGAATGGCCTCAGCAAGGGTCTTTTGATTACTGTTCAAATAGTATGATGTAAAGCCATTAATAGAGCTATCATCTGTCGCATCGTAATGAATACTAATAAAAGCATCTGCCTCATGCTGATGGGCTATTGAGACACGTTTTCGAAGTGCTACATATTCATCCGATTCTCTAGTCATCACTACATTGGCACCAGCTGCACTCAACTTTGAGGCAAGTAGAGAAGCAGTTTTCAACGTGATTTCCTTCTCATCAGTACCTCGTTGACCAGTAGTACCATGATCATTTCCACCATGTCCTGCGTCAACAACAATTGTAAGCCCATTTAACGTTCCTTTTTTACGAGGCTCAGATGTATTTTTTTTGTTTGTCACAGCTTTATTGGAGGTAGTTGTAACGACCCAGTTCGCTACAAATGCAGTTTTGTTATCTAATTGTATTTCATAAAAATCATCTTTCGCACCTACAATAGGGTAGCTTTTGCCTGCATCTACACGTTCTACAACTTCAGCCGTTGTAGTAGCATCTGTCCGTAGGTTTGTCCCATTATAGATAATTGTTACAGATTCCAGCTCTGTAGCTGAGGAAGATGTAGATTTGGTTTTTTCTACATTTGAAAATGTGCCATAAAAACTATATACCCAGCCAGTTATTTTATTGCTGTACTGAATTTGTACCCAGTTATGTTCTTGGGCTAATACCTTAAAGGCTTTTCCCTTTTTAACAGAACCTACTTTTTTCGCATTTAAATCGGGCTTTTTTCGAACATTCAATGTATCCACTAACACTGTAAAAGTTGTATCCTTGTTCACCTTTTTTGTAGATACCTCAATGACAGGTTTTTCCGAATCAGTTTTTTTCTCAGGTTTATTATTAATGGTAACATAATCTGTCGAAACCCAGCCAACTAGCCCGTTCCAATCAATTTTCGCCCATTCGCCGCTTTCTTCAATCAGATTAGCTTGCTTACCAGTTGAAAGTTGTCCAAGAACTGCAGAAGAAATGTCAGGTTCCGTGCGAATATTAAGACGATCAACCTGTGAGATGACGGTTTTATCAATCGTTTGTTTAGCATTTATAGGAGCAGTTAGCCATGAGGCTACCCATCCTTCGTCATTGCCAGATTTTACTTGAATCCAGTCCCCTTCTCGACCAATAGAAGTTAAGGAATCACCTTCTTCTAACGTCGTAATAATAGGATAAGACAGTCCCGGTCCCTCACGTAAATGAAGAATCGTCCCCGTCACTTTTAAATCACTGGTGTCGGCAAATGCACTTTGAACATTAATTTTACTTGGAATGGCAATCGTTAACATTAGCAAGAAGATGATCATGATATGTAAAAGTTTTGTCCTCATCAAATTCCTCCTATTCCTTGTGCTATTTTACCATGCTTTAGTAATAGAATTCGTGGGAAAATGGTAATGGAATTTGCCGTTTTCGCAACTGTTTCGTGAAAAATACAAAAACAGTTGACATTATCTTTCGTTGTGACTAACATAAAGGGTAATCAAAAAATGATTTACTGCTTATGACCAAGCAAGTAGCGTATACCTCTATTGGAAAAGAGAGGGAAAGACCTAGGCTGCAATCTTTCCTGCAAAAATGTATAACGTGAACAACACTTGAGAGGCTTTTTTCTGAAAAGTAAAACTTAGTAGGGAAAAACGGAATCGGCCGTTATCCGATTATGAGGAGGACGCTCGTTGTTAGGCGCGTCAACTAGGGTGGAACCGCGGAAGCTTCTATAGCTCTCGTCCCTTGCAATATGCAAGGTGGCGAGAGCTTTTTTGTTTCTAAAAAATTGGAGTCGCTGAATTTGGAGAGGAAGCCCTAAACATAGTGAAAAAACACCGTTTAAACGAGCAGGCACTCAAAAATCTATCATAAGCAATCAATAGAGGAGGTAGTTATATGAGTTTTAAAGTACCACGTGGGACGCAGGATATATTGCCAGGTCAATCAGAAAAATGGCAAAAAGTCGAAGCGATTATTCGAGATATTTGTCATGTTTATCGTTATAACGAAATCCGTACACCTATTTTTGAGCAAACAGATTTATTTGCACGTGGTGTTGGTGAAACAACTGATGTAGTACAAAAAGAAATGTATACCTTTGAGGATCGTGGAGGGCGTTCATTAACGCTACGTCCTGAAAATACAGCTGGTGTAGTCCGTGCTTATGTTGAGCATAAAATGTTCGGTGCACCTGATCAGCCAGTTAAGCTATCGTATTTAGGACCAATGTTTCGTTATGAGCGTCAACAAGCAGGACGTTATCGTCAATTTGTTCAATTTGGTGTGGAGGCAATTGGTTCAGCTGATCCAGCTATTGATGCTGAAGTGATTGCACTAGCCATGGATGTCTATGAATCAGTAGGCTTAAAGGATTTAAAATTAGTCATCAACTCACTTGGAGATAAAGTTACACGCGATACACATCGTACGGCACTGCTCCAGCATTTTGAGCCACATATTCATGAATTTTGTACAGATTGTCAAAATCGATTACAAAAAAACCCATTGCGTATCTTAGACTGTAAAGTGGACCGTGAGCATCCATTAATGAAATCTGCTCCAGCATTAACAGATTTCCTAACTGAGGAATCAGCAGCCTATTTCGCTCAAGTTAAAGCATATTTGGACATTTTAGGTATTTCATATGAGGTTGATTCAAATCTTGTAAGAGGTCTTGACTATTACAATCATACGACATTTGAAATTATGTCAACAGCTTCTGGCTTTGGTGCCATTACGACTCTTTGTGGTGGAGGGCGTTACAATGGGCTAGTCGAAGAAATTGGTGGTCCAGATGTACCAGGAATCGGTTTTGCATTAAGTATTGAGCGTCTTTTACTAGCTCTTGAAGCTGAGGGAGTTGAATTAGACACAGCATCAGGTCTTGATGTTTATATGATTGCAATGGGTGATGAAGCGAAGCTAAAAGCGGTTGAATTAACGAGTACCTTCCGTGCTAAGGGCATTGCTACTGAGATGGATTACTTGGATCGCAAAATGAAGGCACAAATGAAATCCGCTGACCGTTTAGGTGCACAATATACGATTGTTCTAGGCGAAACAGAGCTTGAAGAGCAAGTGGCTGCTGTTAAACATATGGAATCAGGCGAACAACATAAAGTCGCTTTCTCAGAATTAGTAAATTACCTATTAAAACAAAAATGAACACAAACATCATCATATTGCCAAGATCGGAATTGATAGACAAAGGTATTATCTGTCCAATTACTGATGAAACATACATTTCATTTTGGATAGATAATGTTTAACAAAAAACGAAGATTCCTTGGCAGCAATTCACTACTTAGTAGGAAATGTATACTACATAAGTAAATAAATCATTTGGAGGAATTGTTAAAATGGCTACAAGAACACATGCTAGTAACGAATTATCAGAAGCGTTACAAGGCGAAAAAGTCGTATTAAAAGGTTGGGTACAACGCCGCCGTGACCTAGGTGGTTTAATTTTTATTGATTTACGTGATCGTACTGGTATCACACAGGTTGTTTTTAGTCCTGATGTTGCTGAGGCACATGCTTTAGCAGATAAAGTACGTAGTGAATATGTCATTGAAGTGGAAGGAACAGTTATCCTTCGAGCAGAAGATCAAATTAATCCAAATGTGCCAAATGGAAAAATTGAGGTAGAGGCATCAACATTAATTGTAATTAATACAGCAAAAACACCGCCATTCCAAATCGAAGACCGTACGGATGTTTCAGAAGATTTACGTTTAAAATACCGTTATTTAGACCTTCGTCGTCCAGTTATGTATGATACATTCAAGCTACGTTCAGATGTAACACGTACAATTCGTAATTTCTTACAAAACGAAGACTTCCTAGAAGTGGAGACACCAATTTTAACAAAATCATCTCCAGAGGGAGCTCGCGACTATTTAGTACCATCACGTGTCCATGAAGGTGAATTTTATGCATTGCCACAATCACCACAGCTATTTAAGCAATTATTAATGGTGGCAGGCTTTGAGAAATACTTCCAAATCGCACGTTGCTTCCGTGATGAGGACCTACGCGCTGACCGTCAGCCAGAGTTTACACAGGTCGATATTGAAACAAGTTTTTTAACACAAGAAGAGATTTTAGAAATGAATGAACGCTTAATCCAGGCTGTTATGAAGGAAGTTAAAGGTATTGATATTCCTGCTCCGTTCCAACGCATGAAATATCAAGAGGCAATGGACCGCTACGGCTCAGATAAACCTGACGTACGTTTTGGCTTAGAGCTTGTTGCTTTAAACGATATTTTTGATGGCTGTGGTTTTAAAGTATTTGCTGATACAGTAGCACAAGGAAAACAAGTAAAAAGTATTAATATTAAAGGTGCCGCAGATAGATACTCACGTAAAGATATGGATGAGTTAACAAAATTCGTCGGTATATATGGAGCAAAAGGTCTTGCTTGGTTAAAGGTAACAGAGGAAGGCTTAAATGGTCCGATTGCGAAATTCTTTGATGAGGCATTAGCAAGTGCGTTAATGGAGCGTATGAAAGCGGAGGTTGGGGATATTCTAGTATTTGTTGCTGATCAAGCATCTGTTGTAGCCGCTTCTCTTGGTGCACTTCGTACGAAATTAGGCCATGACTTAGACTTGATTGATGAATCACAATTTGCTTTCCTATGGATTACAGATTGGCCACTATTGGAATACTCTGAGGAAGATGGCCGCTACAAAGCAGCACATCATCCGTTTACACGTCCATTTGATGAAGATATTCCTTTAATGGAAACTGATCCGTCCGCTGTTCGTGCACAAGCATACGATATCGTATTAAACGGCTATGAGCTTGGTGGAGGCTCACTTCGTATTTATGAACGCGAGCTACAGGAAAAAATGTTTGCATTACTTGGTTTCACAGAAGAGGAAGCAAAAGCACAATTTGGCTACCTATTAGAAGCGTTTGAATACGGTGTGCCACCACATGCAGGTCTAGCATTTGGTCTTGACCGCTTTGTCATGATACTAGCAGGCCGCAACAATTTACGTGACACAATTGCATTCCCGAAAACAGCAAGTGCTAGCTGCTTATTAACAAATGCGCCAAGTGCTGTTTCTTCAGAACAGTTGGATGAGTTAAATTTAGCGATTAAGGCATTTAAAAAATAATTAGTACTTCTAAATACCTGGATTCTCTAGCAAAAAATGTTGAGAATCTAGGTATTTTTTGCGTTTTCGCAGGAATTTATATTTTAAAAGAAAAAATCGTTTGAATTATCTGAAATATGATGTTATGATAACTGTAATACGAATCCTGATGTGTTTGTTTATCTGCTGATTCTACCTAACAGTTTTGACCGAACATTATAGAATTGGGAGCCTTCATTTTGTAGTCGCAAACATGCCCTAACAAGGAGCGGGACGTTTAAAACTGCAAAGCGGGCACCCCCCTGCGAATTGCGGGTTCAAAACGAATGTTTCTTGGCATTACGGCACAATCGGGATTCGTCAATACATAATGAAACAAAAGGAGCATGTACTGCTCTTTTTTTATTGCTCAAAAATGCATGATATCATCAATAAGTTAGTGAATAATCAAATCATAAAGAAAAATTTAGAAAATATGAAAAAATTACTTTTTATTTTTGTGAAAGCGGCATATAATTGGTATAGACAACTATACCAAATGAAGATTGGTAGCTTGTTTGCTTCAGCAATGCTCCTTCATAAGGAATAAAGGGGGGTGACTCATTGAAGGGGACACTATTGATTTCAAATGTTACGATAGTCAATCACGATAAGATGCCATTTAAAGGCGACTTGCTGATTGACAATGGTAAGATCATAAAAATAAGTCATGCATTATCCAATCGTGCTGATCATTATATCGATGGCAAAGATAAAAATTGGTTCTTACTTCCTGGCTATATTGATATGCATATTCATGGTTCTGCTGGTCACGATACAATGGATGCTACCCCATCTGCCTTACATCAGATAGCCCGTTCTTTAGTAAAAGAGGGTGTAACGGGCTTTCTTGCTACTACAATGACACAATCAGTAGAAGCAATTGAAAGCGCTTTAGCCAATATTGCACTTTTTGAAAATAGTGAGGATGAAGCAGATTTACTAGGAATCCATGTAGAGGGCCCATATGTTTCCAAAAAAAGGGCAGGTGCTCAGCCAATTGAATACATTATATTACCCTCCATCGAGCAATTTGCAGCATGGCAAAAAATAAGTAACCAACGCATCAAACAAATAACGATTGCACCTGAAGTAGAGGGAGGCTTTGCCTTTCTTAAATCCTTAAAGGGCTCACATGTAATTCCCTCTATAGGTCATTCTGATGCCACAATTGAGGATGTAGAGAGGGCAGTTGAACTAGGTGTAAGGCAGGCTACACATTTATATAATCAAATGAGTCCTTTTCATCACCGCAATCCAGGTGTCGTGGGAGGCGTGTTAGTAGAAGATGGTGTTAAGGTTGAAATCATTGCAGATTTTGTGCATAGTCATCCTCAGGCTGTCAAGCTGGCGTATCGGACGAAGGGAGCTCAAGGAATAATTTTAATTACCGATGCGATACGGGCGAAAGGCTTACAGTACGGTGATTTTGATTTAGGTGGGCAAACCGTTCATGTTTCTAAGGCTGGGGCACATTTATCTAATGGAGCTTTAGCTGGCAGCGTGTTAACGATGGAACAAGCGGTGAAAAATATGAAAGCGATCACAAATTGCTCCTGGCAGGAAATTGTTGCAATGTCCTCTACAAATGCTGCTGAGCAATTACAGCTTACAACTAAGGGGCGTATCTCAGAAGGTTATGATGCAGATTTTGTATTACTTGATGAAAAATTAAATGTGCAAAAAACTATTTGTCAGGGTAAAGTTGTATTTGAGAAATGAAAGTAAAGAGATGATAAGGATGGTGCAAGACTTGTTAGATAAAAATTCTCATATACCTATCTATATACAAATAGAAGAGATTATTAAGCAACGCATTTATTTAGAAGAATACAAGATTGGGGAAAACATTCCCTCTGAACGTGAGCTTTCAGCGCAATTTGATGTCAGTAGAATGACTGTTCGTCAATCTATTACAAACTTAGTGAATAGTGGCTTACTGTACCGTGAAAAAGGAAGAGGCACCTACGTAGCTAATCCAAAATTGGAGCAACCATTAAAGGGATTAACGAGTTTCACAGAGGATATGCGGGCAAGAGGGATGGAACCTAGCAGTAGGGTTCTACGCTTTGAAAAAATTGTCCCTCCAGTTGATGTGGCTGGAGATTTAATGTTAGAGCCTGGCGAAGAGGTATTCTTTGTAGTTCGAATTCGTAATGCGGATTCTAAGCCAATGGCAATCGAAAGAACATATATTCCAGTAAAAGTGTATCCAGAGTTAGATGAAAAGAAAATTATGGGGTCATTGTATGCCTTGATTGAAGCAAAATTCCATCAAAAAATTGGAAATGCCATTCAACAAATGGAGGCAGCTATTGTTACAAAAGAGGATAGTAAATTTTTACAAATTAATCATACAGCACCTGTCTTAATTATTAAACGTACAAGTTATTTATCAGAGGGCGTTCCGTTTGAGCTTGTGCGTAGTACTTATCGAGCTGATCGATACAAATTCATTAGTGAAATTAAAAGGTGATTCTATGCATGTATACTTTCAAGAAATACAAAAGTTAATGCAAACCATACAAGAGCAAGAACATACTCA
This window harbors:
- a CDS encoding tyrosyl-tRNA deacylase codes for the protein MTKMGSISNPYLYETLNMMIGQAIVVQTEKNIQQGVLASVLPDHIVVEISRTPFFIRMEEIVWVTLATVKK
- a CDS encoding C4-dicarboxylate ABC transporter permease; its protein translation is MENEQIVKKKSWLKVPHTYTIIFAIIFLAGILSYIIPAGEFDRVEDKEGRMLVVDGSYHHIESDPVSFFEMFTAIPMGLEKGAQIIFYIFLVSGVFGIIRATGAIEAGVYKGVKALEGREKLLIPLSMILFSVGGFTMGMAEETIIFVPIGVAIARAMGFDAITGTAMITLGAASGFFGGMLNPFTVGVAQSLADVPLFSGIGFRAVVYVFVLGFAIFYVSRYAFKVKKNPQASVIYDIEQKAKSNLSTIAMPTLTGKHKLVFIAMACGIGFNIYGVFNWGWFLTQLTASFLIMGLLAGLLGGLKPGTIFDSFIDGAKAVTFGALIVGFARAITVVLEQGKIIDTIVYAASETIGHLPHSISAIGMLLIQALLNLFISSGSGQAAATMPIMIPITDLLGLERQVAVLAFQYGDSLTNSIIPTSSALMAYLAVAGIPYEKWIKFIWKMILGWAVIACIALIAAVALGIS
- a CDS encoding N-acetylmuramoyl-L-alanine amidase; this encodes MRTKLLHIMIIFLLMLTIAIPSKINVQSAFADTSDLKVTGTILHLREGPGLSYPIITTLEEGDSLTSIGREGDWIQVKSGNDEGWVASWLTAPINAKQTIDKTVISQVDRLNIRTEPDISSAVLGQLSTGKQANLIEESGEWAKIDWNGLVGWVSTDYVTINNKPEKKTDSEKPVIEVSTKKVNKDTTFTVLVDTLNVRKKPDLNAKKVGSVKKGKAFKVLAQEHNWVQIQYSNKITGWVYSFYGTFSNVEKTKSTSSSATELESVTIIYNGTNLRTDATTTAEVVERVDAGKSYPIVGAKDDFYEIQLDNKTAFVANWVVTTTSNKAVTNKKNTSEPRKKGTLNGLTIVVDAGHGGNDHGTTGQRGTDEKEITLKTASLLASKLSAAGANVVMTRESDEYVALRKRVSIAHQHEADAFISIHYDATDDSSINGFTSYYLNSNQKTLAEAIHNGLSSKIDLRDRGAQQGNFLVLRENRQKAVLIELGFLSNASEERVVTTAKFREQASLGIYQGILNYFNESD
- a CDS encoding histidine--tRNA ligase; the encoded protein is MSFKVPRGTQDILPGQSEKWQKVEAIIRDICHVYRYNEIRTPIFEQTDLFARGVGETTDVVQKEMYTFEDRGGRSLTLRPENTAGVVRAYVEHKMFGAPDQPVKLSYLGPMFRYERQQAGRYRQFVQFGVEAIGSADPAIDAEVIALAMDVYESVGLKDLKLVINSLGDKVTRDTHRTALLQHFEPHIHEFCTDCQNRLQKNPLRILDCKVDREHPLMKSAPALTDFLTEESAAYFAQVKAYLDILGISYEVDSNLVRGLDYYNHTTFEIMSTASGFGAITTLCGGGRYNGLVEEIGGPDVPGIGFALSIERLLLALEAEGVELDTASGLDVYMIAMGDEAKLKAVELTSTFRAKGIATEMDYLDRKMKAQMKSADRLGAQYTIVLGETELEEQVAAVKHMESGEQHKVAFSELVNYLLKQK
- a CDS encoding aspartate--tRNA ligase gives rise to the protein MATRTHASNELSEALQGEKVVLKGWVQRRRDLGGLIFIDLRDRTGITQVVFSPDVAEAHALADKVRSEYVIEVEGTVILRAEDQINPNVPNGKIEVEASTLIVINTAKTPPFQIEDRTDVSEDLRLKYRYLDLRRPVMYDTFKLRSDVTRTIRNFLQNEDFLEVETPILTKSSPEGARDYLVPSRVHEGEFYALPQSPQLFKQLLMVAGFEKYFQIARCFRDEDLRADRQPEFTQVDIETSFLTQEEILEMNERLIQAVMKEVKGIDIPAPFQRMKYQEAMDRYGSDKPDVRFGLELVALNDIFDGCGFKVFADTVAQGKQVKSINIKGAADRYSRKDMDELTKFVGIYGAKGLAWLKVTEEGLNGPIAKFFDEALASALMERMKAEVGDILVFVADQASVVAASLGALRTKLGHDLDLIDESQFAFLWITDWPLLEYSEEDGRYKAAHHPFTRPFDEDIPLMETDPSAVRAQAYDIVLNGYELGGGSLRIYERELQEKMFALLGFTEEEAKAQFGYLLEAFEYGVPPHAGLAFGLDRFVMILAGRNNLRDTIAFPKTASASCLLTNAPSAVSSEQLDELNLAIKAFKK
- the nagA gene encoding N-acetylglucosamine-6-phosphate deacetylase, yielding MKGTLLISNVTIVNHDKMPFKGDLLIDNGKIIKISHALSNRADHYIDGKDKNWFLLPGYIDMHIHGSAGHDTMDATPSALHQIARSLVKEGVTGFLATTMTQSVEAIESALANIALFENSEDEADLLGIHVEGPYVSKKRAGAQPIEYIILPSIEQFAAWQKISNQRIKQITIAPEVEGGFAFLKSLKGSHVIPSIGHSDATIEDVERAVELGVRQATHLYNQMSPFHHRNPGVVGGVLVEDGVKVEIIADFVHSHPQAVKLAYRTKGAQGIILITDAIRAKGLQYGDFDLGGQTVHVSKAGAHLSNGALAGSVLTMEQAVKNMKAITNCSWQEIVAMSSTNAAEQLQLTTKGRISEGYDADFVLLDEKLNVQKTICQGKVVFEK
- a CDS encoding phosphonate metabolism transcriptional regulator PhnF, which gives rise to MLDKNSHIPIYIQIEEIIKQRIYLEEYKIGENIPSERELSAQFDVSRMTVRQSITNLVNSGLLYREKGRGTYVANPKLEQPLKGLTSFTEDMRARGMEPSSRVLRFEKIVPPVDVAGDLMLEPGEEVFFVVRIRNADSKPMAIERTYIPVKVYPELDEKKIMGSLYALIEAKFHQKIGNAIQQMEAAIVTKEDSKFLQINHTAPVLIIKRTSYLSEGVPFELVRSTYRADRYKFISEIKR